A genomic stretch from Pontibacter liquoris includes:
- the tgt gene encoding tRNA guanosine(34) transglycosylase Tgt yields MQFSLIATDTQSKARAGVVQTDHGPIETPIFMPVGTAGTVKAVHQRELKEDIKAEIILGNTYHLYLRPGLDVLEKAGGLHKFNGWDRPILTDSGGYQVFSLAGTRKIKEEGVKFKSHIDGSTLNFTPENVMDTQRTIGADIIMAFDECTPYPCDYTYAKNSMERTHRWLQRCVDRFDSTTPKYGHSQTLFPIVQGSTYKDLRVQSAETIASFGREGNAIGGLSVGEPAEMMYEMTELVCDILPKDKPRYLMGVGTPANILENIALGVDMFDCVLPTRNARNGMLFTTQGVINIKNQKWANDHSPIDAELGGYASTFYSKAYLRHLIHSGEYLAGQIASIHNLTFYLWLVKQARQHILNGTFRDWKDVMVKKLMTRL; encoded by the coding sequence ATGCAGTTTTCCTTAATCGCAACAGATACCCAATCCAAGGCACGCGCCGGCGTGGTGCAAACCGACCACGGCCCGATCGAAACGCCCATTTTTATGCCCGTGGGCACTGCCGGAACCGTAAAGGCCGTGCACCAGCGTGAGCTCAAAGAAGATATAAAAGCGGAGATCATACTAGGCAACACCTACCATTTATACCTGCGCCCGGGTTTAGACGTGCTCGAAAAGGCGGGCGGGCTGCACAAGTTCAACGGCTGGGACCGGCCCATACTTACTGACAGCGGCGGCTACCAGGTGTTCTCGCTGGCCGGCACCCGCAAAATAAAAGAAGAAGGCGTTAAGTTTAAGTCGCACATCGATGGCTCTACCCTCAACTTTACGCCCGAAAACGTGATGGATACGCAGCGCACCATTGGCGCCGACATCATCATGGCGTTTGATGAATGCACGCCGTACCCCTGCGATTATACTTATGCCAAAAACTCGATGGAGCGCACCCACCGCTGGCTGCAGCGCTGTGTAGACCGCTTCGACAGCACCACGCCCAAGTATGGGCATTCGCAAACGCTGTTCCCTATTGTGCAGGGTAGCACCTATAAAGACCTGCGCGTGCAGTCGGCCGAGACGATTGCCAGCTTTGGCCGGGAGGGCAATGCCATTGGCGGCCTGTCCGTAGGCGAGCCGGCCGAGATGATGTATGAAATGACGGAACTGGTGTGCGACATACTGCCCAAAGACAAACCCCGTTACCTGATGGGCGTGGGCACGCCGGCCAACATCCTGGAGAACATTGCCCTGGGCGTGGACATGTTCGACTGCGTGCTGCCCACTCGTAATGCCCGCAACGGCATGCTGTTTACCACGCAGGGCGTTATCAACATCAAAAACCAGAAATGGGCAAACGACCATAGCCCGATTGATGCGGAACTGGGCGGCTACGCGAGCACGTTCTACTCCAAAGCTTACCTGCGCCACCTGATCCATAGCGGCGAGTACCTGGCCGGCCAGATCGCCAGCATCCACAACCTTACTTTTTACCTGTGGCTGGTAAAACAGGCACGCCAGCATATCCTGAACGGAACTTTCCGGGACTGGAAAGATGTGATGGTAAAGAAATTGATGACACGGTTATAA
- a CDS encoding glycosyltransferase → MARHKDPEAQVQYPVSVVVAAHNEQDNLFELLPLLLDQEYPEFEVVLVNDRSDDDTEFYIYELERQFPHFRVVTIKKTPDYLNSKKYALALGIRAARYEHLLFTDADCRPSSKNWIEKMQQGYGTGAEVVLGYSPYVKRKGFLNHLIRYETLLTGIQYLSHAYKARAYMGVGRNLSYTKACFFRNKGFASHIKTIGGDDDLFVRDAVNNSKVSIVINKEAQTASIPKKTFREWVTQKRRHMSVGSKYKPADKRKIGIFVSSNILFYILSVLLLVLHSHFAILAALIILRYLVVVPGYVLAARRLEEPLSVPLLPVLDAAYFFNYLFLGVSVIMYKKFRWK, encoded by the coding sequence TTGGCCCGGCACAAAGACCCGGAGGCGCAGGTGCAATACCCGGTGTCGGTGGTGGTGGCGGCCCACAACGAGCAGGATAATTTGTTCGAATTGCTGCCCCTGCTGCTGGACCAGGAGTACCCCGAATTTGAGGTAGTGCTGGTAAACGACCGCTCGGACGACGACACCGAGTTTTACATTTATGAGCTGGAACGGCAGTTTCCGCACTTCCGGGTGGTCACCATTAAAAAGACGCCCGACTACCTGAATTCTAAAAAGTATGCGCTGGCACTGGGCATCCGTGCTGCCCGGTATGAGCACCTGCTGTTTACGGATGCCGATTGCCGGCCCAGCAGCAAAAACTGGATCGAAAAGATGCAGCAGGGCTATGGCACTGGCGCTGAGGTGGTATTAGGCTACTCGCCCTACGTGAAGCGAAAAGGTTTTTTAAATCATCTTATCCGATATGAAACCTTGCTTACCGGAATTCAGTATCTGTCTCATGCATACAAGGCGCGCGCCTATATGGGTGTGGGCCGAAACTTATCTTATACCAAAGCGTGTTTCTTTAGAAATAAGGGGTTTGCATCGCACATCAAAACAATTGGCGGCGATGATGACCTTTTTGTTCGGGATGCTGTCAACAATAGTAAGGTAAGCATTGTTATCAACAAGGAGGCGCAAACCGCAAGCATTCCCAAAAAGACGTTTCGGGAGTGGGTAACGCAGAAGAGGAGGCATATGTCTGTTGGCAGTAAGTATAAACCCGCCGACAAAAGAAAGATAGGAATTTTTGTATCTTCTAACATACTTTTTTATATACTTTCCGTATTACTTCTGGTGCTACATAGTCATTTCGCTATATTAGCAGCGCTTATCATCCTTCGCTACCTTGTGGTAGTGCCGGGATATGTGCTTGCCGCGCGAAGGTTGGAGGAACCCCTTTCGGTCCCGCTGCTACCTGTGCTTGACGCAGCCTATTTTTTCAATTACCTGTTCCTGGGTGTATCTGTAATAATGTATAAAAAATTCAGATGGAAGTAA